TTTTCTGCCAAAACTAGGCTGGATACGTTACCGCAATAGCCGCGATGTGTTAGGGGAATTGCGCAATGTCACCGTTTCCAGCAACGGCGGCAAGTGGTACATCAGCATCCAAACCCAACGGGAAGTGGAGCAACCAACATCCATAGCCACCACGAGTATTGGCATTGACTTGGGCATAGCCCGTTTTGCCACGTTCTCGGATGGCAGCTACATTGCCCCGCTCAACAGCTTTAAAATTCAACAAGCCAAGCTCGCCAAGTACCAACGGCGCATGGCACACAAACAAAAGTTCAGCAACAACTGGAAAAAAGCGAAAGCTAAGGTTCAAAAAATCCACACCAAAATCGCCAACGCCCGCCGCGATTTCCTGCACAAAACCACGACCACGATCAGCCAAAACCACGCGGTGGTGTTCGTCGAAGATTTGCAGGTCCGCAATATCTCCCAATCAGCGGCAGGCACAGCAGAAAATCCCGGCACAAACGTTGCAGCGAAGTCCGGTCTGAACAAAGCCATCCTTGACCAAGGCTGGGGTGAATTTCGGCGGCAACTTGATTACAAGACGGCATGGAACGGCGGGATGCTGTTTGCCGTGCCACCGCAGTACACCAGCCAAACCTGTCCGTGCTGTGGTCATGTGTCAGCCGATAACCGCCAAACCCAAGCTCGCTTTGCGTGTGTGGAATGTGGCTATGAAAACCACGCCGATGTGGTCGGGGCGGTCAATGTGTTAGAGCGGGGACACCGCTTGTTAGCCTGTGGAGATGGGGCATTACGCCTCTCGATGAAGCAGGAACTCACCGAAGTAAGTCGGCTATCTAGCCGAATGCAGTAGGAATTCCCTTTGTTTTGGGAGGGAAGGATGTCAAGAATTAAGAATCCAAGGGTTTAGCTAAGGCTATTTGGCGCGTTTCTTAACAGTTGCTAGATTGTTAGCAACCCCGTGTTAGGAGCTAACAATATGGCTATCGCTAATCCGATTATGCAATCCACTTGGTTGCCTGCAACTGTTATTGAAAACCAACAATGGACACCCCGCTTGTATTCTTTGCGTCTGCAAGCGGAGTTATTGCCATTTAAAGCCGGGCAATTTGTGCGCTTGCAATTGCCACTACCCGTAGACGGCTTACCGCAATTTATTGCCAAATCCTATTCGCTATTGAATGCCCCCGATGACCCTATTGCTGAAGTATTTTTTAACATTGTACCCAATGGCAAATTATCCACTGCCTTAGCGCAATTACAGCTAGGTGATAGGCTGGAAATCTCGCAGCCTGCTAATGGCTTTTTTGTGTTGGATGAAGTTCCACAAGCGGCACAATTATGGATGATTGCCACGGGTACGGGGCTTGGGCCGTATTTGTCTATTTTGAAAACCGCGCAAGCATGGCAACGCTTTGAACAAATCGTGTTAGTACACGGCGTGCCATTAGTTGCGGAATTGGCTTATCAAGATTTGATTGCGAATTTTTTGGAACAACACCCGCAACAATTTCAGTATGTATCTTGTGTGACACGGGAAAATAACCCGAATGGTTTAAATGGGCGCGTTACTACTAATTTGCAATCCGGTGTATTAGAACAAGTCACCGATTTAAACATAAACCCGCAAGATTCGCAGATTATGTTATGTGGTAATCACGCCATGTTAGATGAAATGAAAACTTTATTAGCACAACGTGGTTTACAAAAACATTTACGGCATAAACCGGGACACATTACTACTGAACAATATTTTTAGAACTTATATAAATTTCTTGCGCTATGTGTTTAACGAGCGGTGGTAGGTGCAAGCGCGAGATTGAGAGTAAATAATGGGATACATCAGACACCACGCGATTATTGTTACCTCAGCAGATCAGGCAGCCTTGAAACGAGCGCATGATAAGGCATTTGAAATTTTTAAAGACATTGCGCCGATCACCCCAGAGGCAGTGAATGGTTATGCTTCGTTCTTAATTGCACCAGACGGAGGCAAAGAGGGGCGAGAGCGTTCCGAGCAAGGCGATGCTGCCAGAGATACTTTTATCGCATGGTTAGAGCAAAGCCGCAATGAGGACGGTTTTACCGAACTTGATTATGTTGAGGTACAATTTGGAGATGATGAAGGCGTGAGTTTATTGTTGCGAGCTAGCTAAGCAGTGCTTGGTTTATTAACAGCTTCGGGGCATAAGGCTTTGCGGCTTTTTTTGGTAATCCCTGCATAAGTATGTAAAATTAGCGGCTTGACTGATGGGGTACGGAAAAACGACAGGCAATGAACCCGGATTATCTTGATTTTGAACAACCTATCGCTGAATTACAGGCGAAGATTGAAGAGTTGCGTTATGTGGATAACGCGGAAGTAAACTTGAATGAAGAGATTGCGAAGCTGGAGGAGAAGGCTAACTCCTTAACGCGTTCGATCTTTTCTAAATTAACGCCTCGGCAAATTTCGCAATTAGCTCGTCACCCAAAACGTCCGTACACCTTGGATTTAATCGAGTATTTGTTTACCGATTTTCGTGAATTGCACGGGGATCGGGCGTATGCCGATGATAAGGCGATCATTGGCGGTTTAGCGCGTTTCCAAGGGCAACCCGTAATGGTGATTGGTCATCAGAAGGGGCGCAATACTAAAGATAATATTATGCGTAATTTCGGCATGCCACGCCCGGAAGGTTATCGCAAAGCCTTGCGTTTAATGCGGATGGCAGAGAAGTTTAATTTGCCGGTGATTACGTTTATTGACACACCGGGGGCGTATCCGGGGATTGGGGCAGAGGAGCGCGGGCAAAGTGAAGCGATTGCGCGCAATCTGTATGAAATGGCAAAGTTACGCACGCCGATTATTTGTACCGTGGTGGGTGAAGGCGGTTCAGGTGGCGCATTAGCCATTGGTGTGGGTGATCGTGTGATGATGTTGCAATATGCGACCTATTCGGTCATTTCGCCGGAAGGCTGCGCGTCGATTTTGTGGAAAAGTGCTGAGAAAGCGGCGGATGCCGCAGATGCAATGGGTATTACCGCCGACCGCATTAAAAGCTTAGGCTTGATTGATTATATTGTACCCGAACCCTTAGGCGGGGCGCATCGCAATATGCAAGGTGCGGCTAAATTATTAGGTGAAGCGCTTGAAGCCCAATTGCGTGAAGTGAAGTCTGTACCCTTGGATGATTTATTAGCCAAGCGTTATCAACGCATTATGGATTTTGGTCAGTTTGAAGAATGATTGTGTAAGGCATGTTTAGCCCACAATCGTTAATTCCCTTTTTGCAAGCTCATTCCGCTAAAGCTTATTTACTGGCGTTTAGCGGCGGCTTAGATTCTCATGTGTTACTGCATGCTTGTAGTCAATTACGTGCGGAATGGCCTGATTTAAATCTGCGGGCGATTCACATTGAGCACGGCTTACAAGCGATTTCAGCGCAATGGGTGCAGCATTGCCAAACAGTGTGTGCGGCTTTAAATATTCCCTTACAAGTTGAATACCTAAACTTAACGATTACGGCTGGGCAAAGCCTCGAAGCGGTGGCGCGGGAAGCGCGTTATGCGGCGTTTGCTAAGCATTTGCAAGCCGGTGAAATGCTGTTAACCGCGCATCATCAAAACGATCAAGCCGAAACCTTATTGCTGTATGTAATGCGCGGCAGTGGCGTAGATGGTTTAGCCGCCATGCCGATGATTCGCCCGTTTGCACAAGGACACTTAGCCCGCCCTTTGTTGCCGTTCACCCGTGCCGATTTACAGCAGTATGCGGCACATTACCAGCTTGCTTATATTGACGACCCCAGCAATGCGGATAATCGTTTTGAACGCAATTTCATCCGCAATCAAGTAATGCCTTTGCTTAAGCAACGCTGGGTAAGTAGTGAAACAACCTTAGCGCGGGTGGCCGCGTTACAAGCTGAAAACCGCGAGTTATTACAGTTATTGGTGGCGGAGAAACTGCCGCTTGTGCAAGGTACAAAACCGCATACCTTGTCGGTTAAAGCCTTGCTTACACAGCCATTAGCCTTACGTAAAGCTTTAATTCGTTTGTGGTTACAGCAATTGGGTTGGCAAGCACCTGAAGCCAAGCAATTAAACAGTATTCTACAAGACATATTAGAGGCTAAACCGGATGCGTTGCCTTGTATGCGTATTGGTGCGTATGAGCTGCGGCGTTATCGGGATGATCTCTACGCGCTTGCTCCGTTAAGCCCACATGATGCAACTCAAGTGTTGCCTTGGCAGGATTTGCAACAAGCGCTTTGGATTGAGTCGCTTCAGCAAGCTGTAAGCCCTTGCGTTTTAAAGTGCTGGCTGCCTTTAATTCAGCAAACCCAAGCCTGCGTAACTGTCCAGTTTCGTCAAGGGGGTGAACAGGTTTCGATTGCCTATCGTGGGGGCAAACGGAGTTTAAAACACTTGTTGCAAGACGCAGCAATTCCGCCTTGGCAACGTGATCGCCTACCTTGTGTGTATATTGATAAGCGTTTGGTAGCCATAATCGGTTTATTGGAACTTGCACCTTAAGGGTTTCCTGTTTTATATAACTAATATTAAAAAGTAATTATTATGAGAAAAGGAGTTGTGGCAATGGCACTAGAATTAACTGATGTTAAATATGTAGGTCCTACCTTAGTCAAACGCTTAGCCGAGAAGGGTATTAACAGTGTCGAACAGTTAGCGGCTATGCCCGTGGATGAATTAGCGGCTGTACCGGGTGTGGGCACGCAAACAGCTCCTTTAATTTTGCATAATGCAAAAGCTTTAATGGAGAATCCGCCTGCTGATAATCCCAAGCCTAAAAAATTGATTACGAAAAAGCCTAAAACGGATAAGCCTGCGCCGAGCACATCCAAAGCTAAAACATCTAAAGCCAAATCAGCCGCTGATACGAAAGAGGGGGATGTGGTAACGTTAGAAACCCTCGAAATTGATTTAGCCCCGGAAGATGTAGAAGCATTAGCGATTGCCAGTGCCTTAGCAGAAGCCATTGATGACGATGAGATCGAGGTGGAAGCCATTGAGGTTGAACTGGATACCGATGATGGGGTTAGTAAAAAACAGCGTAAAAAACTGAAAAAACAAGAGAAAAAGGCTAAGAAAGAAGCGAAAAAACAAGCGAAAGCCGAGAAAAAAGCCAATAAGAAAATTGAGAAGGAAAGGAAGAAGCAAGCAAAAGCGTTAGAAAAGGCTGCTAAAAAAGCCGAAAAAGCCGCTAAGAAAGCGGCAAAAAAACCGAAGCCAATTGAAGACTAAGCCTTGTGCTGAGGTGGCGGCGTTAGTAGTAACAACACACTAACGCTAAAGCCAATTAAGGCAAATCCCAGAACAATAGGCAAAACAGTGCCATTGTAAGCTTGCCCGATAATCGTGCCGATACCTACCGCTAATAGGGTTGAGATTGCGCCAATTAAGGATGCGCCTAACCCTGCTATGTGTCCTACCGGTTCCATGGCTAACGCATTCAAGTTACCAAACAATAGACCGATATGCATAAAGCTTAGAAATAAATACAGCATAAAACTATTCAGCGGCGGTTGTCCCGCATAGCGACCTACCCAACCGATTAAATACAACACCGCTAATAGCGTGACACCAAGAATGGCATACAGGCAAATTTTATACATGCCAAAGTGTTGTACTAAACGTGCATTTAATAATGAAGCCGTTCCCACGCCTAAGGCTAATAAACCAAAGTAAAGCGGAAACCAATCGCCTAGTTGATATTGTTGTTTTAAAATGGCTTCTGAGCTACCCAAATAACCCATAAAAGCGCCAAACACTAAACCAATCGCAAGCGTATATAACAACGTGCTGCGTGTGCTTAAGACGATTTTTAAACCTTGTAGCAGGTTGCTTAAGGTAAACGGGCGGCGTTCATGGGGGGCGAGCGTTTCAGGCATACGTGTTTGAAACCAGAAAGCCGCAATCAGGGCTAATAGCACAAACATCGCAAAAATCATGCGCCAACTGCCAAGCTGTAAAATCAATTGCCCGAGACTGGGCGCTAACATCGGCACGAGAATAAACACGCTCATAATGAACGACATGACTCGCGCCATTGCACGCCCACTATAACAATCGCGAATCAACGCCATGCTCACCACGCGCGTGGCAGCTGCGCCTAAGCCTTGTAAAAAGCGCCCGATTAACATAATGCTAAAATTGGGCGCTAACATTGAGAGTAGACTGCCAGCAATGAACATACCTAGACCCCAGAGCATTGGCGGTTTGCGTCCGAAAGCATCTGAACTTGGGCCAAACAATAACTGCCCTAAGCCTAAGCCTAAAAATAAGCTAGGCACAATGAGTTGGATTTGATTGCCTTGTGTGGCTTGTAAATCCGATTTTATAGCGCTCATTGCGGGAAACATGGCATCAATGGATAAAGCGGTCATTGAACCCAGTAAGGCCATGAGCACGATAAATTCCCCAAAGCGGGGTAAGGTATGTTTCATTCAATTTAATTAGCCTCGTTGCCGACGAGTTGCGGTTACTTCCGAATAAGCATCACCCATTGCGACACAACGACTTTGCGTAGCCCAGAACGAAATGGGAGAACGGTTAATTTGGTAGTAATACTCTAACGTTAAGGGAGGCGCTGCTGTGATATCACCTTCATATAATAAGTTCATTAACGCAGCCGTTACGCCCGTGACGAGATAATCAATGGGATGGTCACTATAACCCAACCATTTTAGATAGCCTAAAGATTCATAAGGTTGCCAGACACGTAGCACTAATTTTTCGCCCGGTATTAAATCGTGAATTCGCCAAATGCCCCAGCCTAAGGTATTGATAATGGCGAGAATGCCAAATAACCAATCTTCACGCGTTTTAATCATTGGCAGCACTAACGCGTCCCACGTTTCCGAACGCATAATACCCCCAAGGGTATTAAAGCCACAAATATGCCCTGCTTCAATCAATAGGGTACGAGATAAGCTTAAGCCTTCCAATTGCACATACTGTTTGTAGTAAAACAGGGCGGGATAATCATAAACCAATAAATCGCGCAGAATAGGGCGTTCTTTCAATGCTTGGGTTAGTTGTTGTTCAAAACGAAACGAAATGAGATTGTAGTAATCGGCATAATGTTGCGTGAGTTCCACGCCAAACGCGGGGATTAAGCCTTGTTGATTGCCATAAAGCGGCGCTTGGCTTACAGCTTGTTGAATCGTAACTTCATCAATATTAGTGGCAAATTTATTCTCGTCTGCGCTGGCCGTTAAGCCGGGAGCGCTACCCGTTAAGGTATCAGGTACAGTTAAATTAAATAAATAGGCAAAGGTTTTATGACGGTTATAGTCAATCTGAAAAGTGGTGTGTGCATGTTGTAATGAAATGGCTTCGGTGGTGAGTTGCCCTGAAAACGGCTTTTCAAATATAGCGCTTAAGGCACCAATCGTAAAACCTAAGTCGAAATATTCACCTGCGCCTTTGCGTTTTTCAAAGTTTAAGGTTAAGGCACGTCCGTAATGGGAAAAGGCGGTACTGAAGTTAAATTGACTACTGCCGCTGGCTTGCTGCAAGGCTTGGTAAAGCGGTAGCTTGCCAAAACCGCAAAAACTGTATAAGGCTTCGGCATATAACACCTTATCCAATAAGCTTAGGTCAGCATGTTGTTTAAAATGATAGCTTAAGCCTAAATAAGCGACTTCAGCAGCGCTGTGTAGCAAAATGGCTTTATTGTCGATGTGCCGACAATTTTCAATCGTTTGTTGTAAGCTGCGATTGTAATGGTTGCAATGAAACACATGAGGTTGCTGGTCAATAAGCCGCACCCCGGTTGCTGTATCTAACTGGGCATTAATCATTGTGGGTTATCCTCTCTCGTTTTATG
This DNA window, taken from Candidatus Thiocaldithrix dubininis, encodes the following:
- a CDS encoding transposase codes for the protein MQRLQAFKYELNPDGAQQRLMRRYAGSCRFVYNKALALQQANHAAGEKFIGYVAMAKYLTAWRNGEETPWLKDAPVHPLQHALKDLEKAYQNFFAKRADFPRFKRKGSGDSFRYPDPKQIKLDQGNSRLFLPKLGWIRYRNSRDVLGELRNVTVSSNGGKWYISIQTQREVEQPTSIATTSIGIDLGIARFATFSDGSYIAPLNSFKIQQAKLAKYQRRMAHKQKFSNNWKKAKAKVQKIHTKIANARRDFLHKTTTTISQNHAVVFVEDLQVRNISQSAAGTAENPGTNVAAKSGLNKAILDQGWGEFRRQLDYKTAWNGGMLFAVPPQYTSQTCPCCGHVSADNRQTQARFACVECGYENHADVVGAVNVLERGHRLLACGDGALRLSMKQELTEVSRLSSRMQ
- a CDS encoding ferredoxin--NADP reductase; this translates as MAIANPIMQSTWLPATVIENQQWTPRLYSLRLQAELLPFKAGQFVRLQLPLPVDGLPQFIAKSYSLLNAPDDPIAEVFFNIVPNGKLSTALAQLQLGDRLEISQPANGFFVLDEVPQAAQLWMIATGTGLGPYLSILKTAQAWQRFEQIVLVHGVPLVAELAYQDLIANFLEQHPQQFQYVSCVTRENNPNGLNGRVTTNLQSGVLEQVTDLNINPQDSQIMLCGNHAMLDEMKTLLAQRGLQKHLRHKPGHITTEQYF
- a CDS encoding acetyl-CoA carboxylase carboxyltransferase subunit alpha produces the protein MNPDYLDFEQPIAELQAKIEELRYVDNAEVNLNEEIAKLEEKANSLTRSIFSKLTPRQISQLARHPKRPYTLDLIEYLFTDFRELHGDRAYADDKAIIGGLARFQGQPVMVIGHQKGRNTKDNIMRNFGMPRPEGYRKALRLMRMAEKFNLPVITFIDTPGAYPGIGAEERGQSEAIARNLYEMAKLRTPIICTVVGEGGSGGALAIGVGDRVMMLQYATYSVISPEGCASILWKSAEKAADAADAMGITADRIKSLGLIDYIVPEPLGGAHRNMQGAAKLLGEALEAQLREVKSVPLDDLLAKRYQRIMDFGQFEE
- the tilS gene encoding tRNA lysidine(34) synthetase TilS — encoded protein: MFSPQSLIPFLQAHSAKAYLLAFSGGLDSHVLLHACSQLRAEWPDLNLRAIHIEHGLQAISAQWVQHCQTVCAALNIPLQVEYLNLTITAGQSLEAVAREARYAAFAKHLQAGEMLLTAHHQNDQAETLLLYVMRGSGVDGLAAMPMIRPFAQGHLARPLLPFTRADLQQYAAHYQLAYIDDPSNADNRFERNFIRNQVMPLLKQRWVSSETTLARVAALQAENRELLQLLVAEKLPLVQGTKPHTLSVKALLTQPLALRKALIRLWLQQLGWQAPEAKQLNSILQDILEAKPDALPCMRIGAYELRRYRDDLYALAPLSPHDATQVLPWQDLQQALWIESLQQAVSPCVLKCWLPLIQQTQACVTVQFRQGGEQVSIAYRGGKRSLKHLLQDAAIPPWQRDRLPCVYIDKRLVAIIGLLELAP
- a CDS encoding helix-hairpin-helix domain-containing protein, yielding MALELTDVKYVGPTLVKRLAEKGINSVEQLAAMPVDELAAVPGVGTQTAPLILHNAKALMENPPADNPKPKKLITKKPKTDKPAPSTSKAKTSKAKSAADTKEGDVVTLETLEIDLAPEDVEALAIASALAEAIDDDEIEVEAIEVELDTDDGVSKKQRKKLKKQEKKAKKEAKKQAKAEKKANKKIEKERKKQAKALEKAAKKAEKAAKKAAKKPKPIED
- a CDS encoding multidrug effflux MFS transporter; this encodes MKHTLPRFGEFIVLMALLGSMTALSIDAMFPAMSAIKSDLQATQGNQIQLIVPSLFLGLGLGQLLFGPSSDAFGRKPPMLWGLGMFIAGSLLSMLAPNFSIMLIGRFLQGLGAAATRVVSMALIRDCYSGRAMARVMSFIMSVFILVPMLAPSLGQLILQLGSWRMIFAMFVLLALIAAFWFQTRMPETLAPHERRPFTLSNLLQGLKIVLSTRSTLLYTLAIGLVFGAFMGYLGSSEAILKQQYQLGDWFPLYFGLLALGVGTASLLNARLVQHFGMYKICLYAILGVTLLAVLYLIGWVGRYAGQPPLNSFMLYLFLSFMHIGLLFGNLNALAMEPVGHIAGLGASLIGAISTLLAVGIGTIIGQAYNGTVLPIVLGFALIGFSVSVLLLLTPPPQHKA